The genomic DNA CATCTCGATCCCGTCGCCATGGGCTGGATCTTCTCGGCGTTCGGCTGGTCCTATGTCGTGGCGCAGGTGCCGGGCGGCTGGCTGCTCGACCGCTACGGCTCGCGCCTCGTCTATGCCTTCAGCATCATCATCTGGTCGCTGTTCACGCTGATGCAGGGCTGGGTCGGCTTCCTCAGCGCCGGCACGGCCGTCGTGGTGCTGTTCGCGCTCCGTCTCCTGGTCGGCGTCGCGGAAGCGCCGTCCTTTCCCGCCAATGCCCGCATCGTCGCCGCTTGGTTTCCGGGCAATGAGCGCGGCACAGCGTCGGCCTTCTTCAACTCCGGACAATATTTCGCGACCGTGATCTTCGCGCCGCTGATGGGCTGGATCGCCCACTCGTACGGCTGGCGCTTCGTGTTCTTCGTGATGGGCGCGCTCGGAATCGTCATGGGCTTCGCCTGGCTCAAGACCATCTACGGCCCGAAGGAGCACCCTTCGATCAACGAGGCCGAGTTCGACTACATCAAGAACGGCGGCGCGCTGGTCGATCTCGACGCGCCCAAGGACGACCTGCCGCGCGCGCGGTCGCCCGAGGCCGGCTCCGGCTGGGACCACATCCGCCAGCTGCTCTCCAACCGCATGATGCTCGGCGTCTATCTCGGCCAGTACTGCATCAACACGCTGACCTATTTCTTCCTGACCTGGTTTCCGGTCTACCTCGTCAAGGAGCGCGGCCTGTCGATCCTGCAGGCCGGCTTTGTCGCGACCCTGCCGGCGCTGTGCGGCTTCATCGGCGGCGTGCTCGGCGGCATCATCTCGGACGCGATCCTGCGCCGGACCGGCTCGCTGACCATGGCGCGCAAGATCCCGATCGTCGGCGGCATGCTGCTGTCGATGTCGATCATCGCCTGCAACTATGTCGACGGACAGGCGCTGGTGGTCGGTTTCATGGCGCTTGCCTTCTTCGGCAAGGGCATCGGTGCGCTCGGCTGGGCCGTCGTCTCCGACACCTCGCCGAAGGAAGCCGGCGGCGTCTCCGGCGGCCTGTTCAACACCTTCGGCAACCTCTCCTCGATCACCACGCCGATCGTGATCGGCTACATCCTGGCCTCGACCGGCTCGTTCAACGGCGCACTGGTGTTCGTCGGCCTCAACGCGCTGGTGGCGGCGTTCGCCTACCTCGTCATCGTCGGCGAGATCGAGCGGGTGACGCTCAAACGTTCCTCCTGAGGGCTCCCATGGGAGCTTGACCAGGCAACTCAACGGCGGCCCTCAGAAGCCGCCGTCTTTGTTTTTGGGGGTGATCGATGCTAGAAGTGCCGGGGAAACGCCTTATTCATCTAAGGCATGTATCGATGTTCGACCTCAACCAGCTCCGCTGTTTCGTCACGGTGGCCGAAGAACTGCATTTCGGCCGCGCCGCCGCGCGGCTGAACATGACCCAGCCGCCGCTGTCCCGGCAGATCCAGGTGCTCGAGCACATCATCGATGCGCCGCTGCTGGAGCGCACCAGCCGCTCGGTCCGCCTCACCCCTGCCGGGCGCAGCTTCCTGCCGGAGGCGCGGCGTATCCTGAAGCTGGCGGAAAGCGCCTCGCAGGTCGCCCGCCGCATCGCGCTCGGCAAGACCGGCTCGCTGAAGATCGGCTTCACCGCGGCCGCCGCCTACGGCTTCCTGCCGGAACTGGTCGCAGCCTGCCGTGCAAAACTGCCCGAGGTGGATTTCTCGCTGAAGGAGATGGTGTCGGGCGACCAGTTCGAGGCGCTGACTTCGGGCCAGATCGACGCCGGCCTGCTCCGGCCGCCGATTGCGCGGCCCGAGCTCACCAGCCGCCGCGTCGTCGCCGAGCCCCTGCTCGCCGCGATCCCGAAGAAGCATCCGCTGGCGAGCGCCGACAGCATCACCATCAAGGATTTCGACGACCAGCCCTTCGTGATGTATTCGCCCTATGAGAGCCGCTACTTCCACGATCTCCTGGTGGCGCAATTCACCCGCGCCGACGTGCTGCCGCGCTATGTCCAGCATCTCAGCCAGATCCACTCGATCCTGGCCATGGTGCGCGCCGGCCTCGGCCTTGCCATCGTGCCGGCCGCGGCTGCGGGCCTGAAGATCTCCGACGTCCGGCTGCGCCCGCTCAAGCTGCGGGGCCGCGTGCCGGTCGAGTTGTTCATGGTCTGGCGCCGCGACGACGAGAATCCGCTGCTCTCGGCACTGGTCAAAATCGCCGGTGAATTGTCCTCCGCGGAGGTGGCGGAGGATTAATGCTCAATCCGCATCGGTCGATATAGGCTTTAGCTTGGACCCGCATCGAACGGTCTCCTAAACCACGGCGCATGGACGCGCAGGCATCGAGGCCCGCGTCCTCCACAACACGCACGAAGGGAACAGCGCCCGTGAGCAAGATGACCCCGCAGGAAATGGCCCAGAAGATCGGATCCGGCCTCCTGTCCTTTCCCGTCACGCCGTTCAAGGCTGACTACTCCTTCGACGAGGCGACCTACCGCGCCAACATGGACTGGCTGTGCGGCTACGACGTCGCGGGCCTGTTCGCCGCCGGCGGCACCGGCGAGTTCTTCTCGCTGACGCCGACCGAAGTTCCTGAAGTCGTGAAGGCTGCCGTCGACGAGACCAAGGGCCGCGTGCCCGTGCTCGCCGGCACCGGCTACGGCACCGCGATCGCGCGCGAGATCGCCATTGGTGCGGAAAAGGCCGGCGCCGACGGTCTGTTGCTGCTGCCGCCCTATCTCACCCATGCCGAGCAGGAGGGCCTTGCCGCCCATGTCGAGGCAGTCTGCGCGGCCGTGAAGATCGGCGTCATCGTCTACAACCGCGACAACGCCATCCTGCAGCCCGACACGCTCGCCCGCCTTGCCGAGCGCTGCCCGAACCTCGTCGGCTACAAGGACGGCATCGGCGACATCGAGCTGATGACCCGCGTCTACACCAAGCTCGGCGACCGCCTGACCTATGTCGGCGGCCTGCCGACCGCGGAGACCTTCGCGCTGCCCTATCTCGACATGGGCGTGACGACCTATTCCTCCGCCGTGTTCAACTTCGTGCCGGAATTCGCCACCAATTTCTACGCCGCCGTGCGCAAGCGCGACCACGCCACAATCCAGGCCGGCTTGAAGGATTTCATCCTGCCGCTGATCGCGATCCGCAACCGCAAGAAGGGCTATGCGGTCTCGATCATCAAGGCCGGCATGAAGGTGATCGGCCGCGACTCCGGCCCGGTCCGCCCGCCGCTCACCGACCTCACCGAGCAGGAGATCGCGGAAGTGACCGCGCTGGTGAAGAATCTGCCCGCCATCCGATCGACACAACAGGCGGCAGAATAGGCCGACCACAACAAGGAGCGAGCGATGGCCCTGACCGAGATTTCCGGCGCACCAATCGTCACGGCGATGCAGGTGATCCCGGTCGCCGGCCGCGACAGCATGCTCCTCAATCTAAGCGGCGCGCACGCGCCGTTCTTCACCCGCAACATCGTCATCCTCACCGACAATGCCGGCCACACCGGCGTCGGCGAGGTGCCGGGCGGGCAGAAAATCTGGCAGACCCTGCAGGACGCGCGCGACCTCGTGATCGGCAAGACCGTCGGCGCGATGAACAACATCCTCGCCGACGTCCGCACGGCTTTCGCCGACCGCGATGCCGGCGGCCGCGGCAAGCAGACCTTCGATCTGCGCGTGATGATCCACGCGGTCACCGCGATCGAATCCGCGCTGCTTGATCTGCTGGGTCAACACCTCAACCTGCCGGTCGCCGCCCTGCTCGGCGAAGGCCAGCAGCGCAGCAGCGTCGAGACGCTCGGTTATCTCTTCTTCGTCGGCGATCGGCGCAAGAGCAAGCTCAGCTACGTCAACGGCGAGACCGGCAAACCCGAATGGTTCAACCTCCGCCACCAGGAGGCGATGACGCCGGAGGCCGTGGTGCGGCTCGCGGAAGCCACCCACGACCATTACGGCTTCGCCGACTTCAAGCTGAAGGGCGGCGTGCTGCGCGGCGAGCGTGAGATCGAGGCCGTCACCGCCATCGCAAAGCGTTTTCCCAACGCACGCGTGACGCTCGACCCCAACGGCGCCTGGTCGCTCGACGAGGCGATCAAGCTTTGCAAGGGCATGCACGGCATCCTCGCCTATGCCGAGGACCCCTGCGGCGCGGAGGCCGGCTTCTCCGGCCGCGAGATCATGGCCGAGTTCCGCCGTGCCACCGGGCTGCCCACCGCGACCAACATGATCGCGACCGACTGGCGGCAGCTCTCCCATGCGCTGCGCCTGGGGGCGGTAGACATCCCGCTGGCCGATCCCCATTTCTGGACCATGCAGGGCTCGGTGCGCGTCGCCCAGACCTGCCGCGACAACGGCCTGACCTGGGGCTCGCATTCCAACAACCATTTCGACATTTCGCTGGCCATGTTCACCCATGTCGGCGCCGCCGCCCCCGGCAAGGTCACCGCGATCGACACCCACTGGATCTGGCAGGACGGCCAGGCGCTGACCAGGGAGCCGCTTCAAATCAAGGGTGGCAAGATCGCCGTGCCTGACAGGCCAGGCCTGGGCGTCGAAATCGACAGGGCCGCTATCGACGCCGCGCATGACCTCTACAAGCAGCATGGACTTGGCGCCCGGGATGACGCTATTGCCATGCAGGACCTGATCCCCGGCTGGACTTTCGACGACAAGCGTCCGTGCCTGGTACGGTAAACACTCAGGCATGATCCCGGAAAAGTGGACACCGGTTTTCCGACCAGGATCATGCCCCCTTGAATATGGAGGAAACGATGACTGCGATCCTTAAGAACTTCATCGGCGGCGAATGGGTCGACGGCTCGGGCGTCACCAGGAACATCAACCCCTCCAACACCAACGACGTTGTCGGCGAATACGCCAAGGCCGACAAGGCGCAGACCGAGAAGGCGATCGCCGCCGCCAAGGCCGCTTTCCCTGCCTGGGCGCAGTCGACGCCGCAGGCGCGCTTCGACGCGCTGAACAAGATTTCCCTCGAAATCCTCGCCCGCAAGGAAGAGCTCGGCCGCCTGCTCGCCCGCGAGGAAGGCAAGACCCTCCCCGAGGGCATCGGCGAAGTCGCCCGCGCCGGCCAGATCTTCGCGTTTTTCGCCGGCGAGGCGCTGCGCCTGATCGGCGAGAAGGGCGCCTCGGTTCGCCCCGGCCTCGACGTCGAGCTCACGCGTGAGCCCGTCGGCGTCGTCGGCATGATCACGCCCTGGAATTTCCCGATTGCGATCCCCGCCTGGAAGATCGCGCCGGCGCTCTGCTACGGCAACACCGTCGTGTTCAAGCCGGCCGAGCTGGTGCCCGGCTCCGGGCACGCGCTCGCCGAGATCATCACCCGCTCCGGCATTCCCGCCGGCGTGTTCAACCTCGTGGTCGGCTCCGGCTCGGTGGTCGGCCAGACCCTGCTCGAGCACCCGGACGTCGCCGCGATCTCCTTCACCGGCTCGGTGCAGACGGGGCGCAAGATCGCGCAGGCCTGCGTGCTCTCGAACCCCATGAAGAAATTCCAGCTCGAGATGGGCGGCAAGAATCCGCTGGTCGTGCTCGACGACGCCGACCTCAAGACCGCCGTCGAGGTCGCCGTCAACGGCGCCTATTTCTCGACCGGTCAGCGCTGCACCGCCTCCTCCCGCCTGATCGTCACCGAAGGCATCCACGACCGCTTCGTCGCTGCGGTGGCTGAGCGCCTGAACAGCCTGTCGGTCGACGACGCGCTCAAGGCCGGCGTGCATATCGGCCCCGTGGTCGACCAGAGCCAGCTCGACCAGGACCTGCGCTACATCAAGATCGGCCAGGACGAGGGCGCCAAGCTCGCCTTCGGCGGCGAGCTGCTCAAGCGCGAGAACCCCGGCCATTATCTCGCGCCGGCCCTGTTCACCGAAGCCAACAACAACATGCGTATCGCGCGTGAGGAGATCTTCGGCCCGGTCGCCGCCGTCATCCGCGCCAAGAACTACGAAGAGGCCCTCGCCATCTCCAACGACACCGAGTTCGGCCTTGCCTCCGGCATCTGCACCACCAGCCTGAAATA from Bradyrhizobium sp. CCBAU 53351 includes the following:
- a CDS encoding MFS transporter, producing MSAVVSAADARRSRVRLFIVTMLFLVTTVNYADRATLSIAGPALSKELHLDPVAMGWIFSAFGWSYVVAQVPGGWLLDRYGSRLVYAFSIIIWSLFTLMQGWVGFLSAGTAVVVLFALRLLVGVAEAPSFPANARIVAAWFPGNERGTASAFFNSGQYFATVIFAPLMGWIAHSYGWRFVFFVMGALGIVMGFAWLKTIYGPKEHPSINEAEFDYIKNGGALVDLDAPKDDLPRARSPEAGSGWDHIRQLLSNRMMLGVYLGQYCINTLTYFFLTWFPVYLVKERGLSILQAGFVATLPALCGFIGGVLGGIISDAILRRTGSLTMARKIPIVGGMLLSMSIIACNYVDGQALVVGFMALAFFGKGIGALGWAVVSDTSPKEAGGVSGGLFNTFGNLSSITTPIVIGYILASTGSFNGALVFVGLNALVAAFAYLVIVGEIERVTLKRSS
- a CDS encoding LysR substrate-binding domain-containing protein; this encodes MFDLNQLRCFVTVAEELHFGRAAARLNMTQPPLSRQIQVLEHIIDAPLLERTSRSVRLTPAGRSFLPEARRILKLAESASQVARRIALGKTGSLKIGFTAAAAYGFLPELVAACRAKLPEVDFSLKEMVSGDQFEALTSGQIDAGLLRPPIARPELTSRRVVAEPLLAAIPKKHPLASADSITIKDFDDQPFVMYSPYESRYFHDLLVAQFTRADVLPRYVQHLSQIHSILAMVRAGLGLAIVPAAAAGLKISDVRLRPLKLRGRVPVELFMVWRRDDENPLLSALVKIAGELSSAEVAED
- the kdgD gene encoding 5-dehydro-4-deoxyglucarate dehydratase, which encodes MSKMTPQEMAQKIGSGLLSFPVTPFKADYSFDEATYRANMDWLCGYDVAGLFAAGGTGEFFSLTPTEVPEVVKAAVDETKGRVPVLAGTGYGTAIAREIAIGAEKAGADGLLLLPPYLTHAEQEGLAAHVEAVCAAVKIGVIVYNRDNAILQPDTLARLAERCPNLVGYKDGIGDIELMTRVYTKLGDRLTYVGGLPTAETFALPYLDMGVTTYSSAVFNFVPEFATNFYAAVRKRDHATIQAGLKDFILPLIAIRNRKKGYAVSIIKAGMKVIGRDSGPVRPPLTDLTEQEIAEVTALVKNLPAIRSTQQAAE
- the gudD gene encoding glucarate dehydratase — protein: MALTEISGAPIVTAMQVIPVAGRDSMLLNLSGAHAPFFTRNIVILTDNAGHTGVGEVPGGQKIWQTLQDARDLVIGKTVGAMNNILADVRTAFADRDAGGRGKQTFDLRVMIHAVTAIESALLDLLGQHLNLPVAALLGEGQQRSSVETLGYLFFVGDRRKSKLSYVNGETGKPEWFNLRHQEAMTPEAVVRLAEATHDHYGFADFKLKGGVLRGEREIEAVTAIAKRFPNARVTLDPNGAWSLDEAIKLCKGMHGILAYAEDPCGAEAGFSGREIMAEFRRATGLPTATNMIATDWRQLSHALRLGAVDIPLADPHFWTMQGSVRVAQTCRDNGLTWGSHSNNHFDISLAMFTHVGAAAPGKVTAIDTHWIWQDGQALTREPLQIKGGKIAVPDRPGLGVEIDRAAIDAAHDLYKQHGLGARDDAIAMQDLIPGWTFDDKRPCLVR
- a CDS encoding aldehyde dehydrogenase family protein, coding for MTAILKNFIGGEWVDGSGVTRNINPSNTNDVVGEYAKADKAQTEKAIAAAKAAFPAWAQSTPQARFDALNKISLEILARKEELGRLLAREEGKTLPEGIGEVARAGQIFAFFAGEALRLIGEKGASVRPGLDVELTREPVGVVGMITPWNFPIAIPAWKIAPALCYGNTVVFKPAELVPGSGHALAEIITRSGIPAGVFNLVVGSGSVVGQTLLEHPDVAAISFTGSVQTGRKIAQACVLSNPMKKFQLEMGGKNPLVVLDDADLKTAVEVAVNGAYFSTGQRCTASSRLIVTEGIHDRFVAAVAERLNSLSVDDALKAGVHIGPVVDQSQLDQDLRYIKIGQDEGAKLAFGGELLKRENPGHYLAPALFTEANNNMRIAREEIFGPVAAVIRAKNYEEALAISNDTEFGLASGICTTSLKYASHYKRNSESGMVMVNLPTAGVDYHVPFGGRKGSSYGAREQGSYAREFYTTVKTAYTFPG